TACACAGCTTGCCCAGGAGTTTGTCAGCAAAAAAAGGGGATAAGGAAAGGAATCAAATGAGCCAGGGCATATGGATATTAGAGGAGCATGATAGCCGCGGGACTAAAAACATCTCTCTTGAATTGCTCAGCGAAGGTCAGAAGTTAGCCCGAAAGCTTAAGCAAGAGTTGTGTGTTTGTCTTTTGGGTTATCAGGTTGAAGATATTATTCCCCAACTTGGTGAATTCGGAGCACAAAAGATATATCTTGCCGATAATAAAGAGCTGTCGGAATATAATCTGGATGCTTTTGTTTCAATAATAGGAAGTTTGATAGAAAAATACCAGCCATCAGTATTAATGATGGGAGCTACACCGAACGGCTCGGAGCTGGCACCGAGAATTGCAGCAAGATATGGACTTCCCTGCATAACCGAGGTCAAAAAGATTGGGGGCAACAGCGAAAATATTCAGGTAACTAAATCTGTTTATAATGACCGGCTTTATGCTGATGTTAAACCTGCTTCGGCAAGGCCCCTGATCATAACTCTTCCCCCTGGTGAGACCGACATTGTTAAGCCCAAAGAGTCTGTAGAACCGGAACTTATTAAAATTAATTTTGAATTCACCGAAAAGCTTAAGCGTATCCGATACAGGCAATTTATTAAAGGCGACCCAAGAACAATTAGGGTAGATGAAGCAGACTTGATTCTGGCTCTTGGAAACGGTGTGAATTCCGAATCTTTACCCGTTGCTCAGGAACTGGCCGATCTTTTAGGAGCAACTCTTGGAGGAACAAGAGTTGCCGTTGATAATGGCATCATACCTTTTGAAAGACAAATTGGGCTAACAGGCAAAACAGTATTACCCAACATGCTTATAGCCTGCGGGATCTCCGGTGCTTATGAATTTACAGATGGAATGAAAGACTCCAAGATGATAATTGCCATTAATAATGATGGAAAGGCGCGCATTTTCGAAGTAGCAAATCTTGGTGTTAATGGAGATCTTAAAGAAATACTTCCTGCTGTTATTGATAAGATAAAAAATCATAAACAGGCTGGCAGTTAGCTTTAAATTTGTTATATTCCGGAGATAGATTTATGCAACAGATGAATGCAGTTAAATCACTGATCGTTTTTCTTTTCTTTATTGTTTTTACCCTTACATCCGCCCATGCCACTGAATATTATTCTTTCCACATGGCGGGTTCCGATTGCACCATGTGCCATGATGATGTATCTGGCGGTGAATTAAATGATGTTGGAACCCAGTTTGAGGAAAATGGATACCGATTCCCCATAACCCAAAAGGAAATACTTTTTTACGCCTTATCAGGACTGGCTATTCTCGCAATATTTTTTGGCCTTTTCCGCAGATACAAGCTTTGGAGCAGTGGACGACCAGGCGCGAAAATGGATCGCATTGCCAAAAGATGGGACGGGCTTTTTGTAAATGTGTTCGGGCAAGATAAAATCCTGAAAAATTCTTTAGCAGGCCAGGGGCATCTTCTCCTGTTCTGGTCTTTTACATTGCTTGGCATCGCTGTAATATTTATACTTATTCAGGAATATATTGTTCTGCCCTTATGGGGAGTAAGGCTTATAAACAGTTATTTTTATCCCTTTTTCAGGCTGTTTTTAGATATCTCAGGATTAATTGGTTTAATCGGCGCAATTATACTGGCTTACAGAAGATATATCATAAAGCCGAAAGAACTGGGTGATAATCTCGATGACGGATTATCGCTGCTTTTTCTGATTGTTGTCTTTTTGACGGGATTTCTGGCCACAGGAATCCGCAATCAACTCTACCAATCCGAATGGACGAACTGGGCCCCTGTCGCTTCTTCACTTGCATGGGGATTAAAACTGGTTGTAAGAGAAGAGGAAGGCCTTAAAGTTTGTTTTAATGTGTTATGGTGGGTACACTCACTTATCGGGCTTATATTTTTAGCTGCTATACCATATTCAAAACTTCTTCATGCTTTTACTTCCTCTCTTAATATTTTTTGTAGAAACCTTGAGCCTAAAGGGGCTTTGCCTGTATTGGATATCGCTTCTTCCGAAACTTACGGTGCCGGGAAAATTAATGATTTTACCTTTAAACACCTGCTTGAGCTTGATGCCTGCACCCAATGTGGAAGATGCCAGGAAAATTGTCCGGCTCTTATTAGCGAGAAGCATCTCAATCCAAAAAGCATTGTTCAGAATTTAAAAAAGCATATGGAGGCTTCTTCCGCAAGCAACAGTGCAACACTTATCGGAGGGCCTGTGACCGATGAGGAAATATGGGAATGCACCACATGTTTAAACTGCATCGAACATTGCCCGGTATTTATAGAGCCAATGCTAAAAATTGTTGAAATGAGGCGAAATGCAGTACTTGAAAAAAGCAATTTTCCGGCTGAATTTAAACAGATTTTCAAAAACCTGGAAATATTCGGAGATCCCAAGGGTAAGGGCAAGGTTACCAGAGAAGGCTGGGTATCCAACTTAAAGATCAATAGAATATACCAAAAGGATAATGCAACACCTGAAATACTTTTCTGGGCAGGATGTATAGGCGCCACATATGATGAAAGAAGTAAAAGTACAACCAATGCGGTTGCAAAGATTTTTCAAAAGGCGGGCGTAAGTTTTGGAATTTTGGGCAAGGAAGAATTTTGCTGCGGAGATCCTGCCAGAAGAATCGGCAATGAGTATCTTTTTCAAAAACTGGCTTTAAAAAATATAGAAACAATGAAAAAGTACGGTGTAAAAAAACTTGTGACTCATTGCCCGCATTGTTTTAATACTTTCAAAAATGAATATCCCGCATTAGGAGCCGATTTTGAGGTGATTGACATCTTTGAATTTATAAAAACATTATTAGACCAGGGCAAACTTGAGGTTAAATCAAAGATAGGAGAATCTTTCACATACCATGACCCATGTTATCTTGGCCGCTATAATTTGGTATATGAAACGCCGAGAGATATATTAAAGTCTCATATAGGCGTCAACCTCACTGAAATGGAGAGGATAAAAGAAACAAGTTTCTGCTGTGGCGCAGGCGGGGGCAACATGTGGCGAGGTGTTTCCGCAGGCAAAAGGATGGAAAACTTAAGAATCCAGGAAGCTGTAAAAACAGAAGTAAAAGGGATTGTTACTGCCTGCCCGCATTGTGATATTATGTTTGACAGCGCAATTCAACAGGAAGGTATGGGTTATACATTCAAACTTGTTAATTTAATCGAACTGGTGAAGCAGGCAGTGCTGTAATATAGCAGCGGGAGATATCTTATGAAAATAATTGTTTGCGTAAAACAGATTGGCTATATCTATGACCCAACAGCAATTAATCTTGCAACGGGTGAAATCGATCCCGAAAAAATGGTTTCCATGCTTAATCCATATGATGAAATTGCAGTAGAAGAAGCAATCAAAATAAAAGAAAGTGAAAATGATTGTGAAGTTATTGCAATTACTGCCGGTGGGCCGGAAGGGGATAATGCTCTTAAATATTCTTTTGCAATGGGTGCAGACAGAATGATCCGTTTGGATTATGAAAACACTGATCCATCATTAATCTCACTATTTTTAGCCAAAGCAATTGAAAAAATCGGTTATGATATGGTTCTTTGTGGCAAAAAATCCATGGATAGCAATGGTGGGCAGGTAGGCTCATTTCTTGCCGAAAGACTTCATATCCCTCAGGTTTCAGGAATTGTTAGTCTAAAGCTTTCATTAAATGACAAGAAGGCTGTTGTAGAAAGATATCTTGGAAAGGGAGACCGGGAAGAATTGGAATGCGATTTACCCGCCCTGTTTACAACTGAAATGGGACTTAATGACCCAAGATATCCTGCACTTCCCGGAAGACTTTTAGCAGACAAGACAAATATAGAGATATTGGATATTAATTCTTTAGGTGATAGTTCAGATAAAGCTGTTGGATTAACGGATATTTTAAAATTTTCTCAACCAAGGCCCAAAACCAGAAAAACATTTTCACCGGACAGTAATTTATCGGCAACAGACAGGTTAAAGCTTATGATGAGCGGAGGCGGAGCCAAACCAAAAGAGGATAGTAATGTGCTTGAAGGAAGTGCCGATGAACTTTCAGGGCATATTTTAAAATATCTGATTCAGGAACAAATAATATAAGAAAGGAAGAAATCCTTATGCTGATTATAGGTGAATCTCTTAATGCTACTGTTCCAGCGGTCAGCCAGGCGATTACCGCTCATGATGAAAAATTTATTACAGATCTTGCCAAGCTTCAGGTCGAATGCGGAGCAATGATGCTTGATGTAAATGCCGGCGGTTTAGGCGGACGCGATGAAGGAGAAGAGCTATCATGGCTTGTGCAAACAGTTCAGAGCGCAGTTGAAGTTCCGCTTGTGTTAGATAGTGCAAATCCGGACTCTTTGCATAAGGCTGTAAAAGTATATAAGGGATCAGAACTGATACTAAGTTCGGTTACTGCCGAAAAAGACAGTCTCGAAAAACTTTTGCCTCTTGCCGCCGAACTTAATTGCGGCCTTGTAGGATTGTGCATGAGCGAAAAAGGTATTCCCGATAATCCTGATGGGCGCGTAGCTATGGCCGAGATTATTGTTGAAAAAGCTGCGAATGCTGGCATCAAACCGGAAAACCTGTATCTTGACCCTTTGGTTATGACGGTTTCTGTAGACTGGAAAGCGGGCAGGGTAACAATTGATACACATCGTATGCTTCGAACAAAATTTCCACAGGTTCGTACTTTTACCATTATTGGAAATGTTGCTTACGGTATGCCAATGAGAGGGCTTGTGAATCGCACATTTCTTTCTATGATGGCAGGCCTTGATACGGATGCTGTTATGTTAAATGTAAGAGACCAGGAAATGATGGCTACTTTGATGGCAGCTACAGTCTTAAAAGGCGAGGACGAATATTGTCGTAAATACATAAAGGCGTTTCGTGCGGGAAAACTTGGTAAAACCGCACAAAAGTCAAAATAAAAATCAATCAAAATTTCATACACCATAGAGCCAATTGTTACGGGAATCAGAGCATTGTTGACAAACCCTGTATTTATTAAAAGAAAACAGCTAAATTTATTTGGAAACCTTTGAGTCTTTAATTAGCATTGCATCTATTTTGCCTTTTTGTGCAATAGCGACCTCAAGCCAGCGTTGTACAGTATCATGCCTGACTCCTAAAACTTTTGAAACGCTTAGCGGGGGCATTCCCTTAGCCAGAAGTTTGAGGCCTGTCAGAATTTTTTCTTCCGGGGTACGCAAGCCGTAAAATAAACTGCCAGCTCTGCTGCAAAAAGACTTACCGCATTCGTTGCAAAAAAAACGCTGGGAAATGGCTCCTTCTTTCGTTCGGTATGTGCCATTAGCAATGACTTTGCTTTCCTCTACTTTTCCATAAAGAGGGCAATTCGGATTAGGGCAAGACATTTTTTTTAAATCATATTCGGCTTGCTGAGCTTTTGATCCTGCCTGAACCTTTTTTTTACCAACGCTTAGCGAACTGCCAACGACTAACGAATTATCATATTTTACAGTTTTTTCAGGCAATGCTTGTAAGTTTTTATGTTTCAAAGCTGAAGCGGAAGGTAAGACTTTTACTTTTGTAACAGGCTTTTTTAGTTTTTGCGGTTGTTTCTCAACTAGCGGGAAAAGCTTTAGAGCGCGTTTTTCCAGAGTATCCAGTCCAATCTCATATAAAGCTGGAACAGTTTCTTTGTTGTTGTCATCCTGTTTTGAATTTATATTAAAGACCGGCTTCATACCGAAATTATCAGAAAGCTTTTTAGCTTCTTTAGTTGCGGCAGCGTGGACAACCAGGTAATTATCTTTGGAATTGATATTGGCGAAGTATCGGTGGTTTTTAACTAGTGCCGATTGAGCCACGCTGGTATTTGCAGTGTACATGGAATAGATATAGACAACACCTGTTTCCAGGGAAACAATATCGCAAATTGATTTATACGTCAGATTGCCCTCGAATGTTTTTTGCTTTTTAAGTTGTTCATAAGCATCTGATGTAATGGGCAAGCAGATTTCGTGCCCCACGTAATGTCCCCAGCAGTCAAAAGCTATGAAATTGAGATCGGGCAGAATAAGGCAGGCCGCTTTGATTATATCTTTTCCAAGAGACCTTTTTGTCCCGTAGATATCGCAGTGACATGAAAGGATCATGCTAATATGCTTATCTGTTGTAATTGGGATATATTTTGTCATGACTCCATCATCAGACCTTTTAAGTTTCCTTAATAATTCACGGGAAGAAAACAATGTTTCATCAATTGAGGAATAAGCAAAACGCCTGTTTTGCAATGAATACCAAACAGGATGCCCGGCATTAAGGGCTACACATATCTGCATTGGTATTCCGGTCATTTCGGATAGGTCATGAAGATTCTCAATACGGGCGCTGTGTCGGTCTGCTTCCCAATTCTGTAGTTGCCGGACACTGATGCCGATTATCTCCGCAAGCGTTTCCTGACTC
This sequence is a window from Pseudomonadota bacterium. Protein-coding genes within it:
- a CDS encoding electron transfer flavoprotein subunit alpha/FixB family protein, with product MSQGIWILEEHDSRGTKNISLELLSEGQKLARKLKQELCVCLLGYQVEDIIPQLGEFGAQKIYLADNKELSEYNLDAFVSIIGSLIEKYQPSVLMMGATPNGSELAPRIAARYGLPCITEVKKIGGNSENIQVTKSVYNDRLYADVKPASARPLIITLPPGETDIVKPKESVEPELIKINFEFTEKLKRIRYRQFIKGDPRTIRVDEADLILALGNGVNSESLPVAQELADLLGATLGGTRVAVDNGIIPFERQIGLTGKTVLPNMLIACGISGAYEFTDGMKDSKMIIAINNDGKARIFEVANLGVNGDLKEILPAVIDKIKNHKQAGS
- a CDS encoding 4Fe-4S dicluster domain-containing protein, producing MQQMNAVKSLIVFLFFIVFTLTSAHATEYYSFHMAGSDCTMCHDDVSGGELNDVGTQFEENGYRFPITQKEILFYALSGLAILAIFFGLFRRYKLWSSGRPGAKMDRIAKRWDGLFVNVFGQDKILKNSLAGQGHLLLFWSFTLLGIAVIFILIQEYIVLPLWGVRLINSYFYPFFRLFLDISGLIGLIGAIILAYRRYIIKPKELGDNLDDGLSLLFLIVVFLTGFLATGIRNQLYQSEWTNWAPVASSLAWGLKLVVREEEGLKVCFNVLWWVHSLIGLIFLAAIPYSKLLHAFTSSLNIFCRNLEPKGALPVLDIASSETYGAGKINDFTFKHLLELDACTQCGRCQENCPALISEKHLNPKSIVQNLKKHMEASSASNSATLIGGPVTDEEIWECTTCLNCIEHCPVFIEPMLKIVEMRRNAVLEKSNFPAEFKQIFKNLEIFGDPKGKGKVTREGWVSNLKINRIYQKDNATPEILFWAGCIGATYDERSKSTTNAVAKIFQKAGVSFGILGKEEFCCGDPARRIGNEYLFQKLALKNIETMKKYGVKKLVTHCPHCFNTFKNEYPALGADFEVIDIFEFIKTLLDQGKLEVKSKIGESFTYHDPCYLGRYNLVYETPRDILKSHIGVNLTEMERIKETSFCCGAGGGNMWRGVSAGKRMENLRIQEAVKTEVKGIVTACPHCDIMFDSAIQQEGMGYTFKLVNLIELVKQAVL
- a CDS encoding electron transfer flavoprotein subunit beta/FixA family protein, translating into MKIIVCVKQIGYIYDPTAINLATGEIDPEKMVSMLNPYDEIAVEEAIKIKESENDCEVIAITAGGPEGDNALKYSFAMGADRMIRLDYENTDPSLISLFLAKAIEKIGYDMVLCGKKSMDSNGGQVGSFLAERLHIPQVSGIVSLKLSLNDKKAVVERYLGKGDREELECDLPALFTTEMGLNDPRYPALPGRLLADKTNIEILDINSLGDSSDKAVGLTDILKFSQPRPKTRKTFSPDSNLSATDRLKLMMSGGGAKPKEDSNVLEGSADELSGHILKYLIQEQII
- a CDS encoding dihydropteroate synthase; the protein is MLIIGESLNATVPAVSQAITAHDEKFITDLAKLQVECGAMMLDVNAGGLGGRDEGEELSWLVQTVQSAVEVPLVLDSANPDSLHKAVKVYKGSELILSSVTAEKDSLEKLLPLAAELNCGLVGLCMSEKGIPDNPDGRVAMAEIIVEKAANAGIKPENLYLDPLVMTVSVDWKAGRVTIDTHRMLRTKFPQVRTFTIIGNVAYGMPMRGLVNRTFLSMMAGLDTDAVMLNVRDQEMMATLMAATVLKGEDEYCRKYIKAFRAGKLGKTAQKSK
- a CDS encoding helix-turn-helix domain-containing protein, with amino-acid sequence MTSIPRKSFASEKSVLYKSLGLLIKDYRQWRSLSQETLAEIIGISVRQLQNWEADRHSARIENLHDLSEMTGIPMQICVALNAGHPVWYSLQNRRFAYSSIDETLFSSRELLRKLKRSDDGVMTKYIPITTDKHISMILSCHCDIYGTKRSLGKDIIKAACLILPDLNFIAFDCWGHYVGHEICLPITSDAYEQLKKQKTFEGNLTYKSICDIVSLETGVVYIYSMYTANTSVAQSALVKNHRYFANINSKDNYLVVHAAATKEAKKLSDNFGMKPVFNINSKQDDNNKETVPALYEIGLDTLEKRALKLFPLVEKQPQKLKKPVTKVKVLPSASALKHKNLQALPEKTVKYDNSLVVGSSLSVGKKKVQAGSKAQQAEYDLKKMSCPNPNCPLYGKVEESKVIANGTYRTKEGAISQRFFCNECGKSFCSRAGSLFYGLRTPEEKILTGLKLLAKGMPPLSVSKVLGVRHDTVQRWLEVAIAQKGKIDAMLIKDSKVSK